A region of the Candidatus Giovannonibacteria bacterium genome:
TTAACGGACGCGAAACGCGGGAAAATTTTTTCCAAGCTCTCGCGGCTGATAACCATCGCTGCCAAGAGTCCGCCGGCTGGCCCCGACGGCGCCGTCGGGGCTGGCGGAGGGCCTGACCCCAAAATCAACTCACGCCTCGCCGCCGCGATAGAAGAGGCGCGGAAAGCAAACATGCCCTCGGACAATATTAACCGAGCGATTAAAAAGGCATCAGCCAAAGAAAGTATAGAGTTAAAAGAAGTTATTTACGAAGCGTACGGCCCAGGCGGGTCGGCCATTATCGTCGTCGCCGTCACCGACAACCCCAACCGCACTACCAATGAAATCAAACACATTCTTTCTGAACACGGCGCGAAA
Encoded here:
- a CDS encoding YebC/PmpR family DNA-binding transcriptional regulator, translating into MSGHSKWAQIKYKKGLTDAKRGKIFSKLSRLITIAAKSPPAGPDGAVGAGGGPDPKINSRLAAAIEEARKANMPSDNINRAIKKASAKESIELKEVIYEAYGPGGSAIIVVAVTDNPNRTTNEIKHILSEHGAKLGVEGSVMWAFDKKDKEYIAKYPVSLSGDDSKKFEALLEALSDHDDAQEVYSNAEIK